A genome region from Anastrepha obliqua isolate idAnaObli1 chromosome 4, idAnaObli1_1.0, whole genome shotgun sequence includes the following:
- the LOC129243759 gene encoding juvenile hormone esterase-like — protein MKRNILLFVFFLYCSNIGPIRALLPKVCLDESNCVLGKYMRGFETQLFEAFLGIPYAQPPIGDLRFSNPEEAKPWNGTLKAKVPKPDCVQKDYIQPASPSFGSEDCLYLNVYRPQNLNITEKLPVLFYIHEGGFFGGSSSPLMEGPEYFMDTKEVILVVPAYRLGLFGFLSTNDEQMTGNFGLKDQNLALKWVNTFISAFGGDPDRVTISGHSAGAASVHFHTLSPASKGLFQNAILMSGAANAFYAKPLEDPKAQVIKLAESAGIKGAANLSSTELVKALRKIRKIKLLKAADNLKSWDVYPLVTFRPNIEKSQWPNSFLTEDIFASLAANSSSISVPWIIGNVPSKGEGLVMALRLASSPILRANFNKEFDNLLRIILELPDTNKTSAVINCAVSKYMNGVHELNDETLDGFLELLGDASFIYPTYKTIQAHLNTNDEGASNLTGIIKFDYSGPYSYSEIYTGSSTNFSTVHYDDSLFLFKVPLVFRKGYLIASPEAALVRRYVGLYVEFAKTGKVKEFENIGTCTKNSFDEGECEYLSITKSSELFQTDNSWDTERMKLWNKAYN, from the exons ATGAAGCGAAACATCTTGTTGTTCGTATTTTTCCTATACTGCTCAAATATTGGTCCAATACGAGCACTATTACCAAAAGTTTGTCTCGATGAGTCGAATTGTGTACTTGGCAAATATATGCGTGGCTTTGAAACTCAACTATTCGAAGCTTTCTTGGGCATACCATACGCCCAACCACCAATTGGTGATTTAAGATTTAGT AATCCAGAAGAAGCCAAACCTTGGAATGGAACACTTAAAGCAAAAGTCCCGAAGCCAGATTGCGTACAAAAGGACTACATTCAGCCTGCTTCTCCCAGCTTTGGCTCAGAGGATTGCTTGTACTTGAACGTTTATCGACCTCAG aatctAAATATTACCGAAAAATTGCCGGTTTTATTCTACATTCATGAAGGAGGATTTTTCGGTGGCTCTTCGAGTCCACTTATGGAAGGACCGGAATACTTTATGGATACTAAAGAAGTTATATTGGTGGTACCAGCTTATCGTTTGGGGCTATTTG GTTTCCTCAGTACTAACGATGAACAAATGACGGGTAATTTCGGGCTTAAAGATCAGAATTTAGCGCTCAAATGGGTTAATACATTTATTTCGGCTTTCGGTGGTGATCCCGATCGTGTGACCATTTCCGGACATAGCGCTGGTGCTGCATCTGTACATTTCCACACACTGAGTCCGGCCTCAAAAG GTTTATTCCAAAACGCTATATTAATGAGCGGTGCCGCAAATGCTTTCTATGCTAAGCCGCTGGAAGATCCAAAAGCACAAGTAATTAAATTGGCTGAGTCTGCCGGCATTAAAGGGGCCGCTAACTTAAGCTCCACTGAGTTAGTTAAAGCTTTACGgaaaatacgtaaaattaagTTGCTTAAAGCTGCCGATAACTTGAAATCTTGGGATGTATACCCATTAGTAACTTTCCGACCTAACATTGAGAAGTCTCAATGGCCGAATTCATTTCTAACAGAAGACATCTTTGCATCGCTTGCTGCAAATTCGAGTTCAATATCTGTACCATGGATAATAGGGAATGTACCATCCAAAGGTGAAGGTTTGGTTATGGCACTCCGACTGGCAAGTAGTCCGATATTACGCGCTAATTTCAATAAGGAATTTGATAACCTGTTGCGTATCATATTGGAGTTACCTGATACAAACAAAACAAGTGCCGTAATAAACTGCGCTGTTTCAAAATATATGAATGGGGTACATGAGTTGAATGATGAAACATTGGATGGCTTTTTGGAG CTTTTAGGTGATGCGAGTTTCATTTATCCTACCTATAAGACGATTCAAGCGCATTTAAATACTAACGACGAAGGGGCTTCAAATCTTACTGGAATCATAAAATTCGATTATAGTGGACCCTACTCATATTCTGAGATTTATACAGGCAGCTCTACAAATTTCAGTACTGTACATTATGATGATTCATTATTCTTATTTAAAGTGCCACTCGTTTTTCGAAAGGGTTATTTAATAGCATCACCAGAGGCTGCTTTGGTAAGACGTTATGTGGGCCTTTACGTGGAGTTCGCCAAAACTGG AAAAGTGAAAGAGTTCGAAAATATTGGCACTTGCACGAAGAATTCATTTGATGAGGGTGAATGTGAATATCTGTCAATCACAAAGAGTTCTGAGCTATTCCAGACTGATAATTCTTGGGATACTGAACGAATGAAGTTGTGGAACAAGGCATATAACTAA
- the LOC129243758 gene encoding juvenile hormone esterase-like isoform X1 has translation MYTRLVTVLIFYLNLKKIKADELEVCMDTLGCIEGTYKPGSEVQQYEAFLGIPYAKPPIGELRFKSPVPVEPWKGKLLAKTLQADCIQKNYFLSPAVVSGEEDCLYLNVYRPALRSADKLPVLFYIHGGGFFTGSPGLLFYGPEYFMDTNETILVIPGYRLGPFGFLSTGDEHMTGNFGLKDQNLALKWVQSHISAFGGDPSRVTIFGHSSGGVLTHLHMLSSASKGLFRNAISISGLAISPFSRPIDSKTQTIKMAVAVGITNASKMSSKELVDALRKIESTKLVEACDALKIWNVYPFINFRPTIEKESWPQPFLTTDIFKLFDNKPPKTVPWISAVLPSKGEGTVLALRLAADPALQAEFNEKFDELFKVILEFPAVGKPEKVNEALQLIVAEYMGGIHELNNDTVTGFLEIFGDANFHYPFYKTMVANVNSGAAAQSPIRLLTFDYRGPYSYSTLFSGTMDNFGTAHIDDTLFLFRAPLIAPKGYLKSSPEVKLVKSYVGLYVEFAKTGNIEIFNEINSCTKDTLAAQGFCDYLSIVQENDLFRANNTWNIKRMKLWESVYKLVY, from the exons ATGTACACTCGGCTAGTtacagttttaatattttacttgaaccttaaaaaaatcaaagcagatgaactggaaGTTTGTATGGATACACTGGGTTGCATTGAGGGTACATATAAACCAGGGAGTGAAGTGCAACAGTATGAAGCCTTCTTGGGTATACCTTACGCCAAGCCGCCAATTGGTGAACTAAGATTCAAG AGCCCGGTACCAGTTGAGCCGTGGAAAGGTAAACTACTGGCAAAAACGCTGCAAGCAGATTGTATACAAAAGAATTACTTCTTATCTCCAGCCGTTGTGAGTGGCGAAGAGGACTGTCTGTATTTAAATGTCTATCGTCCCgca CTACGATCTGCTGACAAACTACCcgttttgttttatatacaCGGCGGTGGATTCTTTACTGGCTCCCCGGGTCTGCTCTTTTATGGTCCTGAATATTTTATGGATACGAATGAGACTATACTGGTAATACCGGGCTATCGTTTGGGCCCATTTG GGTTTCTCAGTACGGGCGATGAGCATATGACCGGGAATTTCGGATTGAAGGATCAGAATTTAGCGCTCAAATGGGTTCAATCTCATATTTCTGCTTTCGGTGGTGACCCGTCGCGCGTTACTATTTTCGGACATAGCTCTGGCGGTGTATTAACGCATTTGCATATGCTTAGCTCGGCCTCAAAAg GTTTGTTTCGCAATGCCATTTCTATTAGTGGCCTTGCAATTTCGCCATTTTCCAGACCAATTGATTCAAAGACACAAACTATTAAAATGGCCGTTGCTGTGGGAATTACCAACGCTTCAAAAATGTCTTCAAAAGAACTTGTCGATGCGCTGCGTAAAATCGAATCGACGAAATTGGTGGAAGCTTGCGATGCCCTGAAAATATGGAATGTCTATCCATTCATAAATTTTAGGCCTACAATCGAAAAAGAATCATGGCCGCAACCATTTTTAACTACTGATATCTTCAAATTATTCGATAACAAGCCGCCCAAGACAGTACCGTGGATTTCAGCTGTTTTACCATCGAAAGGCGAAGGTACGGTTTTAGCGCTAAGACTTGCTGCAGATCCGGCTTTGCAGGCTGAGTTCAATGAGAAGTTTGATGAATTGTTTAAAGTGATATTAGAGTTTCCTGCTGTAGGGAAACCAGAAAAGGTTAATGAAGCTTTACAACTTATAGTGGCAGAGTACATGGGGGGAATTCATGAGTTAAATAATGATACCGTGACTGGTTTCTTAGAA ATTTTTGGCGATGCTAATTTTCATTATCCATTCTACAAAACTATGGTCGCCAATGTGAACTCTGGTGCTGCAGCGCAAAGTCCTATTAGACTTCTAACGTTCGATTACCGTGGACCGTATTCATATTCTACTCTCTTTTCGGGCACTATGGATAACTTTGGCACTGCGCATATTGATGATACCCTCTTccttttccgtgcaccattaaTTGCACCGAAAGGATATTTAAAATCGTCGCCTGAGGTTAAATTAGTTAAGAGTTATGTGGGCCTGTATGTGGAGTTCGCCAAAACTGG aaatattgaaatatttaatgaaattaactCTTGCACAAAAGATACGTTGGCAGCTCAAGGTTTTTGTGATTATTTATCAATCGTCCAAGAAAATGACCTTTTCCGGGCTAACAATACCTGGAATATTAAGCGCATGAAATTGTGGGAGTCTGTATACAAACTGGTCTACTGA
- the LOC129243758 gene encoding juvenile hormone esterase-like isoform X2 codes for MYTRLVTVLIFYLNLKKIKADELEVCMDTLGCIEGTYKPGSEVQQYEAFLGIPYAKPPIGELRFKSPVPVEPWKGKLLAKTLQADCIQKNYFLSPAVLRSADKLPVLFYIHGGGFFTGSPGLLFYGPEYFMDTNETILVIPGYRLGPFGFLSTGDEHMTGNFGLKDQNLALKWVQSHISAFGGDPSRVTIFGHSSGGVLTHLHMLSSASKGLFRNAISISGLAISPFSRPIDSKTQTIKMAVAVGITNASKMSSKELVDALRKIESTKLVEACDALKIWNVYPFINFRPTIEKESWPQPFLTTDIFKLFDNKPPKTVPWISAVLPSKGEGTVLALRLAADPALQAEFNEKFDELFKVILEFPAVGKPEKVNEALQLIVAEYMGGIHELNNDTVTGFLEIFGDANFHYPFYKTMVANVNSGAAAQSPIRLLTFDYRGPYSYSTLFSGTMDNFGTAHIDDTLFLFRAPLIAPKGYLKSSPEVKLVKSYVGLYVEFAKTGNIEIFNEINSCTKDTLAAQGFCDYLSIVQENDLFRANNTWNIKRMKLWESVYKLVY; via the exons ATGTACACTCGGCTAGTtacagttttaatattttacttgaaccttaaaaaaatcaaagcagatgaactggaaGTTTGTATGGATACACTGGGTTGCATTGAGGGTACATATAAACCAGGGAGTGAAGTGCAACAGTATGAAGCCTTCTTGGGTATACCTTACGCCAAGCCGCCAATTGGTGAACTAAGATTCAAG AGCCCGGTACCAGTTGAGCCGTGGAAAGGTAAACTACTGGCAAAAACGCTGCAAGCAGATTGTATACAAAAGAATTACTTCTTATCTCCAGCCGTT CTACGATCTGCTGACAAACTACCcgttttgttttatatacaCGGCGGTGGATTCTTTACTGGCTCCCCGGGTCTGCTCTTTTATGGTCCTGAATATTTTATGGATACGAATGAGACTATACTGGTAATACCGGGCTATCGTTTGGGCCCATTTG GGTTTCTCAGTACGGGCGATGAGCATATGACCGGGAATTTCGGATTGAAGGATCAGAATTTAGCGCTCAAATGGGTTCAATCTCATATTTCTGCTTTCGGTGGTGACCCGTCGCGCGTTACTATTTTCGGACATAGCTCTGGCGGTGTATTAACGCATTTGCATATGCTTAGCTCGGCCTCAAAAg GTTTGTTTCGCAATGCCATTTCTATTAGTGGCCTTGCAATTTCGCCATTTTCCAGACCAATTGATTCAAAGACACAAACTATTAAAATGGCCGTTGCTGTGGGAATTACCAACGCTTCAAAAATGTCTTCAAAAGAACTTGTCGATGCGCTGCGTAAAATCGAATCGACGAAATTGGTGGAAGCTTGCGATGCCCTGAAAATATGGAATGTCTATCCATTCATAAATTTTAGGCCTACAATCGAAAAAGAATCATGGCCGCAACCATTTTTAACTACTGATATCTTCAAATTATTCGATAACAAGCCGCCCAAGACAGTACCGTGGATTTCAGCTGTTTTACCATCGAAAGGCGAAGGTACGGTTTTAGCGCTAAGACTTGCTGCAGATCCGGCTTTGCAGGCTGAGTTCAATGAGAAGTTTGATGAATTGTTTAAAGTGATATTAGAGTTTCCTGCTGTAGGGAAACCAGAAAAGGTTAATGAAGCTTTACAACTTATAGTGGCAGAGTACATGGGGGGAATTCATGAGTTAAATAATGATACCGTGACTGGTTTCTTAGAA ATTTTTGGCGATGCTAATTTTCATTATCCATTCTACAAAACTATGGTCGCCAATGTGAACTCTGGTGCTGCAGCGCAAAGTCCTATTAGACTTCTAACGTTCGATTACCGTGGACCGTATTCATATTCTACTCTCTTTTCGGGCACTATGGATAACTTTGGCACTGCGCATATTGATGATACCCTCTTccttttccgtgcaccattaaTTGCACCGAAAGGATATTTAAAATCGTCGCCTGAGGTTAAATTAGTTAAGAGTTATGTGGGCCTGTATGTGGAGTTCGCCAAAACTGG aaatattgaaatatttaatgaaattaactCTTGCACAAAAGATACGTTGGCAGCTCAAGGTTTTTGTGATTATTTATCAATCGTCCAAGAAAATGACCTTTTCCGGGCTAACAATACCTGGAATATTAAGCGCATGAAATTGTGGGAGTCTGTATACAAACTGGTCTACTGA